Proteins from one Falco naumanni isolate bFalNau1 chromosome 2, bFalNau1.pat, whole genome shotgun sequence genomic window:
- the PTGFRN gene encoding prostaglandin F2 receptor negative regulator isoform X2 produces the protein MISDGLSVSGSKARSSMSLRLSEGDSFKLRCSAVTTSPEHTHLHVTWQIKSGSTWRDILSLTHEGKFQPGPGYEERYRNGDIRLDTGANDTYRLSVSQASSVDGGVYRCLVSEWVRGADSSWQKIQEKSVEIASVAIQRTALDVVISTSNVSVTERDSLDLICNITTDRSGIFQAEVMWYFSASPDDTLSDAQVLLSMDHDSVVSESTLISLSHVDRNAYRLLVRDVDVEDSGYYFCQAAVWVPLHNGSWHKVVERTSAPVSVVVTALEPDYEVFLNASKTPKFSDDPTELNCRITNAQDTEANLRFTVSWYYQQRLRSDDVVTKELLATMDADWTLLLGDRSRERTQNGEIIFSKKAVDTFSLRIQWTSESDRGDYFCVISAWTRHRNNSWVKSKDVTSASVSIFWATQDYTLTVEAVKLKPFFVAGHTFEMTCKVSSKNIKTPRYSVLITAEKPLTDQSNPNGTTRIISLNQDSVVRLEDWTDQTRVDGVVLEKVQENEFRYRMYQTQISDAGLYRCVVTAWSPGGGGMWREAVNGLSNPIQIDFQTSGPVFNVSVHSDNPTIYQGELADLLCIITTEGMTLEPDDMSFDVSWFAVRSFALDREPILLASLDRRGIVSQSRRNGSSDLSLERISPLEFRLRVHGCEDHDFGNHYCVVTPWVRSATGVWQREPDIKAKPIFLSVKMDVLNAFKYPLLIGIGLATVIGLLSCLIGYCSSRWCCKKEVQETRRERRRLMSMEMD, from the exons A tgaTTTCCGATGGCTTATCGGTGAGTGGTTCAAAAGCACGTTCCTCAATGTCTCTCAGACTGTCTGAGGGTGACTCCTTCAAGTTGCGCTGCTCAGCCGTCACCACCTCACCGGAGCATACTCACCTGCACGTGACTTGGCAGATCAAAAGTGGATCCACTTGGCGGGACATCCTATCTTTGACTCATGAAGGCAAATTCCAGCCAGGTCCCGGCTATGAAGAACGCTACCGCAATGGAGATATCCGCTTGGACACAGGAGCGAATGACACGTATCGGTTATCTGTATCCCAGGCCTCGTCAGTGGATGGTGGCGTCTACAGGTGTCTTGTGAGTGAGTGGGTGAGAGGGGCAGATAGCTCGTGGCAGAAGATTCAGGAGAAGAGCGTGGAGATAGCAAGTGTGGCGATCCAACGGACTG CTCTAGATGTGGTCATCTCAACAAGCAATGTGTCTGTGACTGAAAGAGACTCCCTGGATCTTATATGCAACATCACAACAGACAGAAGTGGTATTTTCCAAGCAGAGGTGATGTGGTATTTTTCTGCATCACCTGATGATACCTTGTCAGATGCTCAGGTTTTGCTGAGCATGGACCACGATTCTGTTGTCAGTGAGTCAACTCTCATCAGCCTGAGCCATGTAGATAGGAATGCCTATCGCCTGTTAGTGCGTGATGTGGATGTGGAAGACTCTGGCTACTACTTCTGCCAAGCAGCTGTCTGGGTACCACTGCACAATGGGAGCTGGCATAAGGTGGTGGAGAGGACATCTGCACCAGTCAGTGTGGTGGTGACAGCACTAG agcCAGACTATGAGGTGTTTCTGAATGCCTCTAAAACACCCAAGTTTTCAGATGACCCCACAGAGCTCAACTGCAGGATCACAAACGCACAGGACACCGAAGCAAACCTCCGCTTCACAGTTTCCTGGTACTACCAGCAGCGCCTGCGCAGCGACGATGTGGTGACAAAGGAACTCCTGGCCACGATGGATGCAGACTGGACTCTGCTGCTTGGGGACAGGAGCAGAGAGCGGACTCAAAACGGGGAAATAATCTTCTCTAAAAAGGCTGTTGACACCTTCAGTTTACGAATCCAGTGGACTTCAGAAAGTGACAGAGGGGATTATTTCTGTGTCATCTCTGCATGGACTAGGCACCGCAACAACAGCTGGGTAAAGAGCAAAGATGTGACTTCTGCATCTGTCAGCATTTTCTGGGCTACACAAG ATTACACGCTTACAGTGGAGGCAGTGAAATTGAAGCCATTCTTTGTAGCAGGCCACACCTTTGAGATGACATGCAAGGTGTCTTCGAAAAACATCAAGACGCCACGGTATTCTGTCCTCATTACAGCTGAGAAGCCACTGACAGATCAGTCGAATCCCAATGGAACCACTCGCATAATCTCCTTGAACCAGGATTCAGTAGTGCGGCTGGAAGACTGGACAGACCAGACTCGTGTGGACGGTGTAGTTCTGGAGAAGGTCCAGGAGAATGAGTTCCGCTACAGGATGTATCAGACCCAGATTTCTGATGCTGGGCTGTATCGCTGTGTGGTGACTGCCTGGTCTCCAGGTGGTGGTGGCATGTGGCGTGAAGCAGTGAATGGCTTATCCAACCCTATCCAGATAGACTTCCAGACGTCAG GTCCCGTGTTTAATGTGTCAGTGCATTCTGACAACCCGACGATTTACCAGGGTGAACTGGCAGATTTGCTGTGTATCATCACAACGGAAGGAATGACACTTGAGCCAG ATGATATGTCCTTTGATGTCTCCTGGTTCGCTGTGCGCTCCTTTGCACTGGACAGAGAGCCCATCTTGCTGGCCTCACTGGACCGAAGAGGGATTGTGTCACAGAGCAGGAGAAATGGCAGCAGTGATCTCAGCCTGGAAAGAATCAGCCCGCTGGAATTCCGGCTCCGTGTGCATGGCTGTGAGGACCATGACTTTGGGAACCACTACTGCGTAGTGACCCCGTGGGTGCGATCTGCCACCGGTGTATGGCAGCGGGAACCTGACATCAAAGCCAAACCCATCTTTCTATCTGTGAAAATGGATG TTCTGAATGCTTTCAAGTATCCCCTGTTGATTGGCATCGGTCTGGCCACTGTCATTGGACTCTTATCCTGCCTCATTGGCTACTGCAGCTCCCGTTGGTGCTGCAAGAAGGAAGTGCAGGAAACAAGACGAGAGCGTCGCCGGCTAATGTCGATGGAGATGGACTGA
- the PTGFRN gene encoding prostaglandin F2 receptor negative regulator isoform X1 produces MGHRGERASRLPLLLLLLLLLAFCRGRVVRVPKGPLIRVMGTEVVIPCSVSDYDGPSEQNFDWEFSRETDFVRIVSTWDSTFTSEEYQKRVGHGDIKLRRSSNDAVELVIRNIQPTDQGRYKCSTPSTDATVQGNYDAEVQVKVISDGLSVSGSKARSSMSLRLSEGDSFKLRCSAVTTSPEHTHLHVTWQIKSGSTWRDILSLTHEGKFQPGPGYEERYRNGDIRLDTGANDTYRLSVSQASSVDGGVYRCLVSEWVRGADSSWQKIQEKSVEIASVAIQRTALDVVISTSNVSVTERDSLDLICNITTDRSGIFQAEVMWYFSASPDDTLSDAQVLLSMDHDSVVSESTLISLSHVDRNAYRLLVRDVDVEDSGYYFCQAAVWVPLHNGSWHKVVERTSAPVSVVVTALEPDYEVFLNASKTPKFSDDPTELNCRITNAQDTEANLRFTVSWYYQQRLRSDDVVTKELLATMDADWTLLLGDRSRERTQNGEIIFSKKAVDTFSLRIQWTSESDRGDYFCVISAWTRHRNNSWVKSKDVTSASVSIFWATQDYTLTVEAVKLKPFFVAGHTFEMTCKVSSKNIKTPRYSVLITAEKPLTDQSNPNGTTRIISLNQDSVVRLEDWTDQTRVDGVVLEKVQENEFRYRMYQTQISDAGLYRCVVTAWSPGGGGMWREAVNGLSNPIQIDFQTSGPVFNVSVHSDNPTIYQGELADLLCIITTEGMTLEPDDMSFDVSWFAVRSFALDREPILLASLDRRGIVSQSRRNGSSDLSLERISPLEFRLRVHGCEDHDFGNHYCVVTPWVRSATGVWQREPDIKAKPIFLSVKMDVLNAFKYPLLIGIGLATVIGLLSCLIGYCSSRWCCKKEVQETRRERRRLMSMEMD; encoded by the exons CTTTCTGCAGAGGGCGTGTTGTGAGGGTGCCCAAAGGTCCTCTTATTCGAGTCATGGGCACGGAGGTGGTGATACCTTGCAGTGTTAGTGACTACGATGGACCCAGCGAGCAGAACTTTGACTGGGAGTTCTCCCGGGAGACTGACTTCGTGCGGATAGTGAGTACCTGGGATTCTACATTCACCTCTGAGGAGTACCAAAAACGTGTGGGCCACGGGGATATCAAACTGAGACGGAGCAGCAACGATGCTGTGGAACTTGTGATTAGAAACATCCAGCCAACTGACCAAGGGAGATACAAATGCTCCACACCCAGCACTGATGCCACCGTTCAGGGAAATTATGATGCAGAGGTCCAAGTGAAAG tgaTTTCCGATGGCTTATCGGTGAGTGGTTCAAAAGCACGTTCCTCAATGTCTCTCAGACTGTCTGAGGGTGACTCCTTCAAGTTGCGCTGCTCAGCCGTCACCACCTCACCGGAGCATACTCACCTGCACGTGACTTGGCAGATCAAAAGTGGATCCACTTGGCGGGACATCCTATCTTTGACTCATGAAGGCAAATTCCAGCCAGGTCCCGGCTATGAAGAACGCTACCGCAATGGAGATATCCGCTTGGACACAGGAGCGAATGACACGTATCGGTTATCTGTATCCCAGGCCTCGTCAGTGGATGGTGGCGTCTACAGGTGTCTTGTGAGTGAGTGGGTGAGAGGGGCAGATAGCTCGTGGCAGAAGATTCAGGAGAAGAGCGTGGAGATAGCAAGTGTGGCGATCCAACGGACTG CTCTAGATGTGGTCATCTCAACAAGCAATGTGTCTGTGACTGAAAGAGACTCCCTGGATCTTATATGCAACATCACAACAGACAGAAGTGGTATTTTCCAAGCAGAGGTGATGTGGTATTTTTCTGCATCACCTGATGATACCTTGTCAGATGCTCAGGTTTTGCTGAGCATGGACCACGATTCTGTTGTCAGTGAGTCAACTCTCATCAGCCTGAGCCATGTAGATAGGAATGCCTATCGCCTGTTAGTGCGTGATGTGGATGTGGAAGACTCTGGCTACTACTTCTGCCAAGCAGCTGTCTGGGTACCACTGCACAATGGGAGCTGGCATAAGGTGGTGGAGAGGACATCTGCACCAGTCAGTGTGGTGGTGACAGCACTAG agcCAGACTATGAGGTGTTTCTGAATGCCTCTAAAACACCCAAGTTTTCAGATGACCCCACAGAGCTCAACTGCAGGATCACAAACGCACAGGACACCGAAGCAAACCTCCGCTTCACAGTTTCCTGGTACTACCAGCAGCGCCTGCGCAGCGACGATGTGGTGACAAAGGAACTCCTGGCCACGATGGATGCAGACTGGACTCTGCTGCTTGGGGACAGGAGCAGAGAGCGGACTCAAAACGGGGAAATAATCTTCTCTAAAAAGGCTGTTGACACCTTCAGTTTACGAATCCAGTGGACTTCAGAAAGTGACAGAGGGGATTATTTCTGTGTCATCTCTGCATGGACTAGGCACCGCAACAACAGCTGGGTAAAGAGCAAAGATGTGACTTCTGCATCTGTCAGCATTTTCTGGGCTACACAAG ATTACACGCTTACAGTGGAGGCAGTGAAATTGAAGCCATTCTTTGTAGCAGGCCACACCTTTGAGATGACATGCAAGGTGTCTTCGAAAAACATCAAGACGCCACGGTATTCTGTCCTCATTACAGCTGAGAAGCCACTGACAGATCAGTCGAATCCCAATGGAACCACTCGCATAATCTCCTTGAACCAGGATTCAGTAGTGCGGCTGGAAGACTGGACAGACCAGACTCGTGTGGACGGTGTAGTTCTGGAGAAGGTCCAGGAGAATGAGTTCCGCTACAGGATGTATCAGACCCAGATTTCTGATGCTGGGCTGTATCGCTGTGTGGTGACTGCCTGGTCTCCAGGTGGTGGTGGCATGTGGCGTGAAGCAGTGAATGGCTTATCCAACCCTATCCAGATAGACTTCCAGACGTCAG GTCCCGTGTTTAATGTGTCAGTGCATTCTGACAACCCGACGATTTACCAGGGTGAACTGGCAGATTTGCTGTGTATCATCACAACGGAAGGAATGACACTTGAGCCAG ATGATATGTCCTTTGATGTCTCCTGGTTCGCTGTGCGCTCCTTTGCACTGGACAGAGAGCCCATCTTGCTGGCCTCACTGGACCGAAGAGGGATTGTGTCACAGAGCAGGAGAAATGGCAGCAGTGATCTCAGCCTGGAAAGAATCAGCCCGCTGGAATTCCGGCTCCGTGTGCATGGCTGTGAGGACCATGACTTTGGGAACCACTACTGCGTAGTGACCCCGTGGGTGCGATCTGCCACCGGTGTATGGCAGCGGGAACCTGACATCAAAGCCAAACCCATCTTTCTATCTGTGAAAATGGATG TTCTGAATGCTTTCAAGTATCCCCTGTTGATTGGCATCGGTCTGGCCACTGTCATTGGACTCTTATCCTGCCTCATTGGCTACTGCAGCTCCCGTTGGTGCTGCAAGAAGGAAGTGCAGGAAACAAGACGAGAGCGTCGCCGGCTAATGTCGATGGAGATGGACTGA